The sequence below is a genomic window from Lolium perenne isolate Kyuss_39 chromosome 7, Kyuss_2.0, whole genome shotgun sequence.
agccttggggaacaagctcaagattcaatttcctgaattcttcataaagagcaggttgactttcttgaatcatgaggttgttgcaataggacttgcgactaagggcgtcggccatgacattagctttgcctggagtgtagctgatagagagatcaaagtccttgatggtttccatccatctcgtttgacggaggttcaagttgggttgtgtgaagatgtatttgagactcttgtggtcggtgaagatctcacatttgttgcccaacaagtattggcgccatgttattaaagcatgtaacacggctgcaagctcaagatcatgtgtAGGATAGTTGAGTTCATGCTTTTTCAACTGACAAGAAGCATACGCCACAACTTGACGTTCTTGCATGAGGACAGCACCTAGACCATGAAGAGAGGCATCACGGTAATATCGGAAAGGCTTAGAAGTATCACGGAAGAACAAGGACAGTGTGGAAGTGAGCTTacgcttgaggagatcaaagcttTCTTGACATTGAGGAGACCAaaggaacttcttgtctttcttcagagatcggtaagaggcttggcgatcttggagaaattctcaacaAAGCGGCGCGATAACTTGCCAAACCGAGGAAACTTCTCACTTGCTTGACATTCTTCGGAGCAAGCCATTCAACGATCGCCTTGACGGTTTCAGGATTGACAGCAATGCCTTTTCCcgaaatgacatgaccaagatagacgacttgaggaagccaaaattcacacttggtgaacttggcatagaggcgatgttcacgaagcttcatgaggatgaggcgaagatgctcttcatgctcctcattggacttggagtagacaaggatatcatcgagatagactaccacaaacttgtcgaggtactccatgaaaatgtagttcatcaaccgagagaaagtggcaggagcattagtgaggccaaaggacatgacggtgtattcgtagagaccataacgagttttgaaggctgtcttgggtacatcctccttgcggattttgatttggtgataaccacttctcaaatccatcttagagAACACAGTTGCACCCGCAAGCTGATCAAAGAGCTCATTGATGCGAGGAAGAGGATATGTATTCTTGATCGTTTTCTCATTGAGAGGACGGTAGTCAACCACCAATCGATCAGTTTTATCCTTTTTCTTCACGAAGATGGTAGGACATCCCCATGGAGAAGTGCTTGGCTGAATGAAACCAAGTTTTTGCAACTCATCAAGCTGCTTCTTGAGTTCAGCCACCTCATTGGGACCCATTTTGTATGGCCGCTTTGAGATAGGAGCTGTTCCAGGCTCTAGTTCAATGACGAACTCAACAGCCCTGTCAGGTGGCATACCTGGAAGTTCTTCAGGAAAGACATCAGGAAAGTCGCAAACCACCAGTATAGACTCAAGCTCCGGAAGAGAACTAGGATTCAAAgcaaagagctgaacggaaggtgTTTGGGAAGGTGTATAGGTCAAGGTTCCTGATGAAGTAGGAAAAGAAACTGAATGCTTGGCGCAATCAATGACAACTTTGTTGGCCTTCAACCAATCCATGCCAAGGATGACATTAATGCCAGAGTTCACAAGGActatcaaggatgcgagaaaggtaTGGTTTCCAATTTGAATTTGGTTACCATGGCTTATCTTCGAAGATATCATTTGTCCTCCGGGAGAGTGAACCAAGAGATTTGATGGTAATATCTCCATAGGAAACTCGTTGCTTTGAGCAAAACTATCAGACACAGAAGATAGAGAAGCTCCTGTATCGAACAGTACTTTTGCAGGAATGGAGTTAACAAGCAAAGTACCAAGCACGACGTCGGTAGCTTGTTCAGCTTGCTCGACGTTGATGTTGTTGACGCGAGCAGCCCTCGGACCTTGCCAAGTGTTGTTGTTGAAGGCACGGCCCTGAGCTGGTGCACGAACCATCGCATTTGTCGAAGTAgagcgaggtggtggtggaggaagcttCTGAGGGCAGAAGGTAGAGATGTGCCCAACCTGACCACACTTGTAGCATGTGGGGTCGGCACGTGGACCCATCGGCCTTGGTCCACCATAAGCAGGCCTTGGCGGAGCTTGGTTGGTCCTCTGCTGAAGCTGTGGGGTGGGAGGGCGGGGAGCATACCCGGCCGTGTCTTTGCGCGGGGAGCATACCCAGCTTGTGTAGCTTGTCCTGGCGGTGCGGGATAAGGAACCCACAACCTTCGCTTCTGAGGCGGCGCTGAAGAAGGAGCACCAACCTCTCGAGTATGCTTGCGTGACTCGTCGAACGCAAGCCTACCCGACTCTTCCTTGATAGCAGTGTTGACCAGCTTGTCAAAGGTGTCCATCGAGACATGAGTGAGCGCGTACTTGAGTGCCGGCTTGAGGCCATTACGGAACCTCTTCTGCTTCTTAGCATCAGTAGACACTTCTTCACCACCATAGCGAGCTAGCCTTGAGAACTCGATGCTGTATGCCATCACGTCTTTGTTGCCCTGAACAAGACTGAGGAATTTCTCCTTCATCCTGTCCATTAGCCCTTCAGGAATGTGGTGGCTTCTGAAAGCTTCCCTGAATTCTTCCCAAGTGACATCAGGCGCATTGGCGGGACGCATctcgagaaagttctcccaccatGCTGCGGACCCTCCTTTCAGTAGGTGAGTCGCAAACCGCACTTTGTCTTCTGGAGCGACTCCCGCTGTGTTGAGCATGCGGTTGACATCGCGCACCCAATCATCTGCATCCAACGGTTCAGGAGTAGAGTCAAACAATCGCGGGTTCAACTGCAAGAAGTCCCGGATCACTCGACCATTGTCATGACGAGCTTGATCGAAGTTGTGCTGGGTTTGCTGCATCTGGCTCAACAGTTGAGTCATTTGCAACAGGGCTGGTCCCAGCGGAGGAGGTGGCGGAGGTCTAACCATCCTATTGAGGGAAAACATAAGACGGTTGAGACAACAGATAAGAACAAAGCTTAGAACAAGGATTTAAGACCAGATAACACAACGATCCATAGAATTCATCAAGGTACACCATACAAGGTTCAAGTACACATGAGATCCATACGACCGCAAACAAGGATAGAAAAACTAAAACATCCACTTGACACGCAGGACCGTGGAGTATACGGTAGTTCCATAAGAATAACGATAAGGAAGCAGGCTCCGGAACAAAGAAGTGGTCGAGATAGCATCGGATCAAAGGAGaataacatgttagtatgaaaatACCAACATGTCAAAGGAATAGATTATATGTGGAGATTGACAAAGGATGATAATGAAGCAACCATAGTacagaaatttttcaaaatactttTTCCTATGGCACTATGGTTTCCCACAAACACGTCGAAGCCTAGATGAAACAAGATAAGAATAGAGTAAAACCGTTGCACGTTCTTACCAGAGGGAGGGTGGGTGGGGTAAGAAATAAATGCAGAATTCCTACACTCGCGCACAATTTTTCCTATGTAGCTACTAAAATATGAGTTTCTAGACACAACTTCGTCCGCTGCAACGGGGCTCCtaaaggcagtcctgctctgataccaagtctgtaagccccaggagtaggaaaacccagagcgcgcatgtaagaggggtttatgtgcatgaggtcactacaaaggaccgtgaggtcgcctcgcattcccaagcatatgggtaggccaagcaacagctcgacacgcccatgcacataacacccacctcaaaggctcacgataggctttccaagcctgagtgcttcaccttcctgtgcacttcacacatacacacactgtgcacaggatgcgagggtagaatacagcttgaatatcacaacatgactatgtacgacacaaaagatggaaataaggttcatatatatagcaacgctctaatgagcaagatcGAAATGACACTCAGAAGGGAAACATATCCCATCAGtacatcatacataagatagccaAATAGTGCAGGTGGAGACAAgatccaaattggactaagagtccgaagataatcaagcggtgtttccataaccaacaagccacagTGCTTTGCCTTAGGAACGATCACCTTTCATGacgcaacgaagtcgtcgtccgtgaactcgacaaagtagccacctgcgtactgctcatcatctgtcgtacctgtttgtcgaaaagcgtgttccgaaaaaagaggaagaaaaacgagggtaagtaccgttggcacgtacttgcgagacaagaccagctatgcttgctggtgggcggtgtaaacttcgcccggctatatgtggagtttagcggcagcaaagcactaaccaatagagatacgctacaacatccgtctagtaaagaaggtgagagagcgcataatctagcagttctatactctgcaaacaacaacccagccagtgcgatcccccttagccaagaggtactaacaaggcactcacacagttgacaattttatatccattccattataatagggctaacttactacgcaagtgattagcaagttattagcgacaactttaggtgtaagttgttctatgatcgagttaaacagctccaagtcgtccatagcagcggacacggcttatcgataagatttaccctgcaggggtgcaccaatgttaccatacacgcatgctcgaacccgcgtAGACAAgcgcggagtctcacaacaagaccgttcccaaatcaacaagaatgtctaggggggccacccgactaagctacccgaaacgaagttcggccgtactccgatgcggactcagggtttgcgtcgaTGCACTAGGCGTctgaaccacacgcttcgctaaacgtccgcGGGTACAAGATctgagaatataaacacccgaaggcaacaacgaagtaaacacccgaaggcaacggtaagtaaagcatggcatacatggcataggcaaataaaaccaaggttgtggcccccttttcatgagacttgagaattggtaatgggtgatgggggtcccgataaaacctcccacgagtggttagcgcgctcggtcttagaaacagataacaagaactcgggtcctaggggatattagcaagtcaaagttccgatgctttcgcaaaggggctcacagatgcctctgcatattatatcccttagcaattttaagttgtagcaaaagttatccacttcattttcgaaaaggtagtacatgtgtcaacatcccaacaagatatcccgaacatttcgagatatcaacagaaaaccctaaactcgcctacgactcgcaaagctggcaaacaacaaacaataggtagggcaaggaggtgtatctcggagatataggtaacaggtggataggacacgtgacacaacataatcgcaacataaggatagcaatagatcaaaagagcatgtaaaagtaaaataggtgaaggggtgggctcgcctgtcagatcagAGGTAGAAGCACCGATACGATCCTCCAAGGGGAACTCGTACTCCTGCTCGTACTGCTCTGCGTcggcgtctactcgagaagaaccaaatagcacatacaagaaGAGTAGGGCACAAATCAATACAAgtgcaatgcgcaatatgatgcatgatggcATGGCAAGATGATTGATGCAaggcaaaattaagtggggtgctcATAATTCACATGAAAAGACAAACACCCTCACATAACATTTAGTTCATTTTGGAATTTTAATTtggacaattcagagatgatgccaatgatgcatgacAATGTTAAATTTGAATTACTCTCACTTTTCTGATGCATTTCGATATAAAGTTTGTCAAATTCGAAGTTGTAGAGAGGAAGGTATGATCTATGCATCAATTATCAATTTTAGTCCAGATTTGAAAATGGCACAATTTTAGTTGTTCAAAAGTTGAAACAAAATTAATAGATGGATAGATCATGTTTTTCTGATACTCCAACATATAAAGTTTGTGTGATTTGGATTTTGGAAAATGCAATTTTAAAACGTTTGAAAATAGGCAGGGGCAAAAATTTGATGAACAGCAGTTGTGCAAAAAGGGGTTTTTAATCCTGTGCCGGCCAGGATTTGAACACAGGACGCCCTGGCAGTTGCAAAGGAGCGGAACCAGTGTGCTGCTGTGAAGATTTGATATAACACAGGCGGCGTATCAGGTAAGGTGTAGCCCCTCGTTAACTGAATTTCTGGACAGTTGAAGACTGAAGAAATGACAGTGGTTTTCCTGGAGATAGTGTCCTGCACGAGTTTTTAAAGCATCGGGAACGAAGAATCTGGGTTGCTAAAACGAGAAAACTCGACGAGTTGAGTAAGATGAAAGTAACGAGATTCTAATGAAACAGGTTTGACGCGATTTGGTTCACTGTGGCGACGACGATAAGCGAACGAAAACGGACCCGTGACAAAAACGAACAGCAGCTGAAAAACTGAAACTGTTTTCGGGTTGATTTCGATTTGACGTGGGCGTCGCGATTCTTCGTGGATTGGAATGATTCAAAGCTCTAAACTGTAGCCCGTGATGGTGGCTATCCAACGGTGCCCTGATCCTGCTCTGGGGTAGAGTGAAACGCCGGCGGGAAACGTCGGAAGGTAGGCACCGTGACAGATACGAGAAACGGCAGCAAAACAGCAGATTCACGGTCACGTTTTGCGTTGAAGATGGCGTCGTGTACAGGCCTCGAAAACTAGTGACTCCAAAACAAAAGTTGTAGATCTATGTCCCAGCTTTACAACGGTATGAATTGCTCGTGCTGGAATGGCCTGTGCTGGTGTTGCGGTGCGTCGCAAGATGACACCGCGGAGCAGCAAAAACTGGACGATTTTGCTGTGAACTCGATCTCGTTTTCATTTTCGCTTTCGAACCAGTGAGCTAGGCATGCTTgcaggggaaggggaagtggtgCTGCTGCTCACCCTGGGTGGCTGAGGCGAGGTGGAGGAGTCGAGGAAGGGCTGCcggagaggttgaagaagaagtgGCCGGGGAGAAGTTGAAGAAGAGCTTGCTGCCGGCCTTGGCGTGCTTGAGGCCCTGGGGTGACGACGAGGTGTAGAGGAGGACGAAGGGGTGCCTCTCCCTGCTCAGGTGATGGCGAGGACGTCCATGGCGACGAGGCGAACGTCGGCGGCGAGCTGCAGGTTGATGGGGTTTTGCCCCGGGTTGGAGAAGGGTGGCGGCGGCTGGTTTGTGGAGAAGAGGAGGAAAGGGGTAGGGTTTGGGTGCAGCTGCTGGTTGCTTAAGAGAGGGGCATGGTGGCCGGAGGATGGATGGGAAGGGCGACGTGGAGCTTCAGGCTTCACTATTGCCAGATATAGGATGATTCCTCACGTGTAGAGCAAGAGAGAGGGGGTAGGTGCATGCTACTTTTGGGAGATGGTGAGCTGGGCCGGTGGTGAGAAGAGAGATGGGTCAAGGTGAGAAGATAAGGAGCTGGCCGGTTGGAATAGGTGGGTTTGGGTTAGATGGGTTAGGTTTaggtttttctttctctcttcttttaaataattttctgaaattttgaGAAGAgaagaatttgaaatgaattcagGGAAGAACTCAAGCATGGGATACCAACATGGTAGGCTTGAGAAATAAAAGAGAGAAAGGGAGAGGGAGCCATAGAGAAAATAAAGAGAGATGAAAATATGTGCTATTCAAATGTTTGGCAAACCCTAATAGGCTCAACCATTTGAGAAGGAAGGGATCCCAACTCAAGCACATATTAAGCATTGCAAAAAATAGAAAGAGAGGGATAGGTTTATCAACCATATAATAGAAAACTTTGGCATGACCTATTTGAAATATAGGTCAAGTGGTGGAAGGTTGGCTTGagcttttcttggaacatcacaagaggaGGGGATGAGccaagagagagatagagagaaaCATCAAGCAACAAGAAAAGAACCAAAGCAAACCAATGCAATTTTATAGAAGTCAAAGGTggtgatatgcatgaatgcaacatgATGGGATGATAACAATGCAAGAAAGGTAAAAGGGACTAAGGTgttactcttgggatgttacacattgacaaattgccatcagcgcatctgcgtgtagccggactcacccgggggtacaaaattggttcaaacaacaccccaccatgatagtgtacacaccatgtggacacacacagttttttgggtcattcccacactctgggctcgctttccagggaaaccctaatccattgaccgtgcggtctacaacattgactaattgccgtcagcgcatgtgcgtgtagccggacgcacgcgggggtacaaaattggttcaaacaacaccccaccatgatagtgtacacaccatgtggacacacacaattttttgggtcattcccacacttcagggctcgctttctagggaaaccataatccattgacaaattgccatcagcgcatgtgcttgtagccggacgcactcgggggtacaaaattggttcaaacaacacccaccatgatagtgtacacaccatgtggacacacacaattttttgggtcattcccacactccaggGCTTGCTTTccagagaaaccctaatccattgaccgtgcggtctacaacattgactaattgccgtcagcgcatgtgcgtgtagccagacgcacccgggggtacaaaattggttcaaacaacaccccactattatagtgtacacaccatgtgaacacacacaatttttttgggtcattcccaccctccgaggctcactttctagggaaaccctaatccattgacaaattgccgtcagcgcatgtgcttgtagccggacgcacccgggggtacaaaattggttcaaacaacaccccaccatgatagtgtacacaacatgtggacacacacaattttttgggtcattcccacactccagggctagctttccagggaaaccctaatccattgaccgtgcggtctacaacattgactaattgccgtcagcgcatgtgcgtgtagccggacgcatccgggggtacaaaattggttcaaacaacaccccaccatgatagtgtacacaccatgtggacacacacaatatttttggtcattcccaccctctgaggctcgctttccaaggaaaccctaatccattgacaaattgccgtcagcgcatgtgcgtgtagccggacgcacccgggggtacaaaattggttcaaacaacaccccaccatgatagtgtacacaccacgtggacacacacagtgttttgggtcattcccacactccagggctcgctttccagggaaaccctaatccattgaccgtgcggtctacaacattgactaattgccgtcagcgcatgtgcgtgtagccagacgcacccgggggcacaaaattggttcaaacaacaccccaccattatagtgtacacaccatgtggacacacacattttttttgggtcattcccaccctccgaggctcgctttctagggaaaacgctttctagggaaaccctaatccattgacaaattgccgtcagcgcattttcttgtagccggacgcacccgggggtacaaaattggttcaaacaacaccccaccaagaTACTGTACacaacatgtggacacacacaattttttgagtCATTCCCACACTTTAgggctcgctttccaaggaaaccctaatccattgacaaattgccttcAGCGCATCTGCGTGTAGCTGGactcacccgggggtacaaaattggttcaaacaacacccaccatgatagtgtacacaccatgtggacacacaatttttttttgggtcattcccacactcaagggctcgctttccagggaaaatcctaatccattgaccttgcggtctacaacattgactaattgccgtcagcgcatgtgcgtgtagccggacgcacccggtggtacaaaattggttcaaacaacaccccaccatgatagtgtacacaccatgtggacacacacaattttttgggtcattcccaccctccgaggctcactTTCTAGGGAAACCATAATCCATTgaaaaattgccgtcagcgcatgtgcttgtagccggacgcacccgggggtacaaaattggttcaaacaacaccccacgatgatagtgtacacaccatgtggacacacacaattttttgggtcattcccacactccagggcttgctttccagggaaaccgtaatccattgaccgtgcggtctacaacattgacaaattgccgtcagcgcatgtgcatatagccagacgcacccgggggtacaaaattggttcaaacaacaacccaccattatagtgtacacaccatgtggacacacacaattttttgggtcattcccaccctccgaggctcactttctagggaaaccctaatccattgaaaaattaccgtcagcgcatgtgcttgtagccggacgcacccggggtacaaaattggttcaaacaacaccccacgatGATAGtgtacaccatgtggacacacataattttttgggtcattcccacactccagggctcgctttccagggaaaccctaatccattgaccgtgtggtctacaacattgactaattgccgtcagcgcatgtgcgtgtagccagacgcacccgggggcacaaaattggttcaaacaacaccccaccattatagtgtacacaccatgtggacacacacatttattttgggtcattcccaccctccgaggctcgctttctagggaaaccctaatccattgacaaattgccgtcagcgcattttcttgtagccggacgcacccgggggtacaaaattggttcaaacaacaccctaccatgatactgtacacaacatgtggacacacacaattttttgagtCATTCCCACACTTTAgggctcgctttccaaggaaaccctaatccattgacaaattgccttcAGCGCATCTGCGTGTAGCCGGactcacccgggggtacaaaattggttcaaacaacacccaccatgatagtgtacacaccatgtggacacacaatttttttgggtcattcccacactcaagggctcgctttccagggaaaatcctaatccattgaccgtgcggtctacaacattgactaatggccgtcagcgcatgtgcgtgtagccggacgcacccagtggtacaaaattggttcaaacaacaccccaccatgatagtgtacacaccatgtggacacacacaattttttgggtcattcccacactttagggctcgctttctagggaaaccataatccattgacaaattgccgtcagcgcatgtgcttgtagccggacgcacccaggggtacaaaattggttcaaacaacacccaccatgatagtgtacacaccatgtggacacacacaattttttgggtcattcccacactccaggGGTCGCTTTccagagaaaccctaatccattgaccgtgcggtctacaacactgactaattgccgtcagcgcatgtgcgtgtagccagacgcacccgggggtacaaaattggttcaaacaacaccccactattatagtgtacacaccatgtggacacacacaatttttttgggttattcccaccctccgaggctcgctttctagggaaaccctaatccattgacaaattgccgtcagcgcatgtgcttgtagccgaacgcacccgggggtacaaaattggttcaaacaacaccccaccatgatagtgtacacaacatgtggacacacacaattttttgggtcattcccacactccagggctcgctttctagagaaaccctaatccattgaccgtgcggtctacaacattgactaattgccgtcagcgcatgtgcgtgtagccggacgcacccgggggtacaaaattggttcaaaaacaccccaccatgatagtgtacacaccatgtggacacacacaatttttgtggtcattcccaccctccgaggctcgctttgcaggaaaaccctaatccattgacaaattgccatcagcgcatgtgcgtgtagtcgGACGCACCCTGGGGAACAAAATTGGTTCAATCAACACCCCACCataatagtgtacacaccatgtggacacatacaattttttgggtcattcccactctccggggctcgcttttcagggaaaccctaatccattgaccgtgcggtctacaacattgactaattgccgtcagcgcatgtgcgtgtagccggacgcacccgggggtacaaaattggttcaaacaacaccccaccatgatagtgtacacaccatgtggacacacacaattttttgggtcattcccacactcaagggctcgctttccagggaaaccctaatccattaaccgtgtggtctacaacattgactaactgccatcagcgcatgtgcgtgtagccagacgcacccgggggtacaaaattggttcaaacaacaccccaccatgatagtgtacacaccatgatgtagccccgctcaccgacatcgctacaccaagaccaacaagtcccccaagtggaccgatgacacgagcccgagtcaaagctctacatgatgaggtgaactcgctcctcaccacccttgatctttgtacccctttggatggattgctacctcatgccgacgtgctatgtgtcattaggtacaaggcgcatcaagaccccggagaggaggagacgccaaggtcaagggagggagagaagcagctggacatggagatgatcatgaagccgaagccgacgtcgctcgaagcgctccaaggaagagacgaacgctggccggtccaggacccggtcagaccggacccacaaccggacgccccggtcacaggcccgatcaaccgggcgccaaccggcgcagctccctcataccggacgaagaccggaaacttcgcagattcccggtttgcgccggtcGGCCGGGACCCAGACCGGACAGCCGatccacagcccggtcagaccggatccaaaccggatctgacgggaatgacccaccaaactgccttaacttatccattcgcgtacctgttcgcccttgctggccatgtgtgcctatataagtagcctggacccctcctttaccctttagacttgttttgaactcaaacctacctttgagcttagtctccctagggttatcatccctctgtaatcaaggcaccttggttgttgactttgatcttgttgagtgagattctattacaagttactctctctccctcatcaagctcttcctctccaactgatgcgggctaagcccaagggtgtgcccaatcttcacggtttgacccgggtgagtgtgattgtggAGGggaattcgcggggaagtggatgaacgcgaagaacacgatacaaacacacgcacacacacaaatcggttatcctcgttggcccgaaccaccaaccgatagaattgcgagagaaagaccaaaggtagaatctcttgcaaaagatcgacaaatccaaatagaagtccaaagagtaaaagaccaactaagaatagagttgcaaagcaagagattctcaattgatagaattactagaatggaaaagatccggattaggagggatacaatagatgatcacacctaaggtgggggtttcccaaatccacaaagggataatagaggcataagccaattcatctaaacatcat
It includes:
- the LOC139833213 gene encoding uncharacterized protein; this encodes MGPRADPTCYKCGQVGHISTFCPQKLPPPPPRSTSTNAMVRAPAQGRAFNNNTWQGPRAARVNNINVEQAEQATDVVLDADAEQYEQEYEFPLEDRVGASTSDLTGTTDDEQYAGGYFVEFTDDDFVV